The Amycolatopsis viridis genome window below encodes:
- a CDS encoding alpha/beta hydrolase yields the protein MSKLVPGILAAGVLASCLVATPAAAAPPEFVPAPIQWGPCESDGLARARAECGFLAVPLDYQDPAGAKISLAVSRVRHTNSDYQGVMLVNPGGPGGSGLELSALGRAVPKGAGNSYDWVGFDPRGVGSSRPALSCDPGHFGYNRPAYVPATPQLEQSWLGTSRDYATACAKNGPLLEHMRTTDVARDLDSLRQALGAEQINYYGFSYGTYLGQVYATRYPERVRRMVLDSNVDPRKVFYQANLDQDVAFDRNIKVYFDWLARHDDAYHLGTTAEAVEDLWYAQQRELSEEPAGGVIGPDEWTDIFLQAGYYQSTWEDLAKAFAGWVHQRDWQTLKTRYDRTSSPGDDNGFAVYNAVQCTDAPWPRSWTTWKVDNWITYAKARFETWGNAWYNAPCRTWPVPAGKAVDVDGRRVAGALLIGEEFDAATPFTGNLEVRRRFPRSSLIGEPGGTTHAGSLSGDACVDDRIADYLATGALPPRQKGDGPDALCDPLPEPVPGGAAGARADRARAGQPAVLRDVLRAVVR from the coding sequence GTGAGCAAGCTCGTGCCCGGGATCCTCGCGGCCGGTGTGCTGGCGAGCTGCCTGGTGGCCACGCCTGCCGCCGCCGCACCGCCGGAGTTCGTGCCCGCGCCGATCCAGTGGGGACCGTGCGAGTCGGACGGTCTGGCCCGTGCCCGCGCGGAATGCGGTTTCCTCGCCGTGCCGCTGGACTACCAGGATCCGGCCGGCGCGAAGATCTCGCTCGCGGTCTCGCGCGTGCGGCACACGAACAGCGACTACCAGGGCGTCATGCTCGTCAACCCCGGCGGACCAGGCGGTTCCGGGCTGGAGCTCTCGGCGCTCGGCCGGGCCGTGCCGAAGGGAGCCGGGAACTCCTACGACTGGGTCGGGTTCGACCCGCGGGGCGTCGGGTCGAGCCGGCCGGCGCTGTCCTGCGATCCCGGGCACTTCGGCTACAACCGTCCCGCGTACGTGCCGGCCACCCCGCAGCTGGAACAGTCCTGGCTGGGCACCTCCCGGGACTACGCCACGGCCTGCGCGAAGAACGGACCGCTGCTCGAGCACATGCGCACCACGGATGTCGCGCGGGACCTGGACAGCTTGCGGCAGGCGCTGGGCGCCGAGCAGATCAACTACTACGGGTTCTCCTACGGCACCTACCTCGGCCAGGTGTACGCGACCCGGTATCCCGAGCGGGTGCGACGGATGGTGCTGGACAGCAACGTCGATCCGCGAAAGGTCTTCTACCAGGCAAATCTGGACCAGGACGTCGCCTTCGACCGCAACATCAAGGTTTACTTCGACTGGCTCGCCCGCCACGACGATGCCTATCACCTGGGCACGACGGCCGAGGCGGTCGAGGACCTGTGGTACGCCCAGCAGCGTGAGCTGTCCGAGGAGCCGGCCGGAGGCGTGATCGGGCCGGACGAGTGGACCGACATCTTCCTGCAGGCCGGCTACTACCAGTCCACCTGGGAAGATCTGGCGAAGGCTTTCGCGGGCTGGGTGCACCAGCGCGACTGGCAGACGCTCAAGACCCGCTACGACCGGACGAGCTCGCCCGGGGACGACAACGGGTTCGCCGTCTACAACGCTGTCCAGTGCACCGATGCGCCGTGGCCGCGGAGCTGGACCACCTGGAAGGTGGACAACTGGATCACCTACGCGAAGGCGCGGTTCGAGACCTGGGGCAACGCCTGGTACAACGCGCCGTGCCGCACCTGGCCGGTGCCCGCGGGCAAGGCGGTGGACGTGGACGGTCGTCGCGTTGCGGGCGCCCTGCTCATCGGCGAGGAGTTCGACGCAGCCACGCCGTTCACCGGCAACCTGGAGGTGCGCCGCCGCTTCCCGCGCTCGAGCCTGATCGGGGAGCCGGGCGGCACCACGCACGCCGGCTCGCTGTCCGGTGACGCCTGCGTCGACGACCGGATCGCCGACTACCTCGCCACCGGTGCGCTGCCGCCGCGTCAGAAGGGCGACGGCCCGGACGCCCTGTGCGATCCGCTGCCGGAGCCGGTGCCCGGCGGCGCGGCCGGCGCCCGTGCGGATCGTGCCAGGGCCGGTCAGCCCGCCGTGTTGCGCGACGTGCTGCGGGCCGTGGTGCGATAG
- a CDS encoding DNA alkylation repair protein — MNEVDELVQAARAGLAHLADPVKAPAMRRYMKSEMDFRGVPKPERSRLARRVFGEHPLPDRESFVAAVRELWRDAAFREERYLAIDLTGHRAYARWQDHTLIPLYEEMIVSGAWWDYVDEIAIRRVGPLLRTDRERVTPVVRRWARDADRWRRRTAVICQVGARDNTDTGLLTSVIEANEGDGDFFLRKGIGWALRDYARTAPDWVRAFVETHPALSPLSVREALKHLGS; from the coding sequence ATGAACGAAGTGGACGAACTGGTCCAGGCGGCGCGCGCGGGACTGGCTCACCTCGCCGATCCGGTGAAGGCGCCGGCGATGCGGCGGTACATGAAGTCCGAGATGGACTTCCGTGGCGTGCCCAAACCGGAGCGGTCGAGGCTGGCCCGGCGGGTGTTCGGCGAACATCCCCTGCCGGACCGGGAGTCCTTCGTGGCCGCGGTGCGGGAGCTGTGGCGGGACGCGGCGTTCCGGGAAGAGCGATACCTGGCGATCGACCTCACCGGGCACCGGGCCTACGCCCGCTGGCAGGACCACACGCTGATCCCGTTGTACGAGGAGATGATCGTCAGCGGGGCGTGGTGGGACTACGTCGACGAGATCGCCATCCGGCGGGTGGGTCCGCTCCTGCGCACCGACCGGGAGCGCGTGACACCGGTGGTGCGGCGCTGGGCGCGGGACGCGGACAGATGGCGGCGCCGGACCGCCGTGATCTGCCAGGTGGGCGCCCGGGACAACACCGACACCGGCCTGCTGACCTCGGTGATCGAGGCCAACGAGGGGGACGGCGACTTCTTCCTGCGCAAGGGGATCGGCTGGGCGCTGCGCGACTACGCCCGCACAGCGCCGGACTGGGTGCGCGCGTTCGTCGAGACGCATCCCGCACTGTCGCCGTTGTCAGTGCGGGAGGCGCTCAAACACCTCGGGAGCTGA
- the pheT gene encoding phenylalanine--tRNA ligase subunit beta, with protein sequence MRVPVSWLLEHLDAGEVGPRELADAFIRIGIEVDEVRSLDQVTGPLVIGRVADIEELTGFKKPIRFCRVDVGEVAVPGEEPAEHEGPAGIRTRGIVCGATNFAEGDLVVVALPGTVLPGPFEIASRKTYGRVSDGMICSARELGLGEDHSGILVLPPSTASPGECAHEVLGLNDTVLDLTPTPDRGYALSVRGLARELAAALDVPFGDPAVLDLPAAEGEAWPVEIADPSGCDRFVVRRITSLDAGAPTPWWMRRRLLLAGIRSISLAVDVTNYVMLELGQPLHAWDTASLQGGLVVRRAKPGEKLTTLDDVERTLDADDVVIADERGAVSLAGTMGGASTEISTESTDVLIEGAHWDPPSISRTARRHKLFSEAAKRFERFTDPQVCAAAVERAARLLRTYGDGSIQPGRTDVGTFEPPAPITMPISLPDRIAGIRYDRGVTVRRLNQVGCKVTVGAGDDGTALVNATPPSWRGDLKQPADLVEEVLRLEGYDSIPSVLPTAPAGTGLTAAQRRRRTVSRALAEAGYVEVQPFPFLGESVWDAFGLAADDVRRKTVKVQNPLEADKDRLATTLLPGLLETLQRNASRGFKDLALFHIGQVVLPGASPVPMPELGVAGRPSDAELAQLEAAVPAQPQHVAVVLAGQRVRAGWWGKGEQAGWADAVQAARLVGQAAGVELRVRNAELAPWHPGRCAELLVGDWPVGHAGELHPKVIEALGLPKRTVAMELDLDAIPLREDRPAPVISPYPPVLLDVALVVDAQVPAADLAAALTAGGGDLLEDTALFDVYTGDQVGAGKRSLAYKLRFRAADRTLTVDEATAARDAAVAEAGSRYGAELRA encoded by the coding sequence GTGCGAGTCCCCGTCAGCTGGCTGCTCGAGCACCTGGACGCCGGCGAGGTCGGACCGCGGGAGCTGGCCGACGCGTTCATCCGGATCGGCATCGAGGTGGACGAGGTCCGCTCGCTGGACCAGGTCACCGGGCCGCTCGTGATCGGCCGGGTCGCCGATATCGAGGAGCTCACCGGCTTCAAGAAGCCGATCCGGTTCTGCCGCGTCGACGTCGGCGAGGTGGCCGTTCCCGGCGAGGAGCCCGCCGAGCACGAGGGCCCGGCCGGCATCCGCACCCGCGGGATCGTCTGCGGCGCCACGAACTTCGCCGAGGGCGACCTGGTGGTCGTGGCGCTGCCCGGCACGGTGCTGCCCGGGCCGTTCGAGATCGCCTCCCGCAAGACCTACGGCCGGGTCAGCGACGGCATGATCTGCTCGGCCCGCGAGCTCGGCCTGGGCGAGGACCACAGCGGCATCCTCGTGCTGCCGCCGTCGACGGCGAGCCCGGGCGAGTGCGCGCACGAGGTCCTCGGTCTGAACGACACCGTCCTGGATCTGACCCCGACTCCCGACCGCGGCTACGCCCTGTCGGTCCGCGGGCTGGCGCGTGAGCTCGCCGCGGCGCTCGACGTGCCGTTCGGCGACCCGGCCGTGCTCGACCTGCCCGCCGCCGAGGGCGAGGCGTGGCCGGTCGAGATCGCCGACCCGAGCGGTTGCGACCGGTTCGTGGTGCGCCGCATCACCAGCCTCGACGCCGGCGCGCCGACGCCGTGGTGGATGCGCCGGCGCCTGCTGCTGGCCGGGATCCGCTCGATCTCGCTCGCCGTGGACGTCACCAACTACGTCATGCTCGAGCTCGGGCAGCCCTTGCACGCCTGGGACACCGCGTCGTTGCAGGGCGGTCTGGTCGTCCGGCGGGCGAAGCCGGGGGAGAAGCTCACCACCCTCGACGACGTGGAGCGGACCCTCGACGCCGACGATGTCGTGATCGCCGACGAGCGGGGTGCCGTGTCGCTGGCCGGCACGATGGGCGGGGCGAGCACGGAGATCAGCACCGAGAGCACCGACGTCCTGATCGAGGGCGCCCACTGGGACCCGCCGTCGATCAGCCGCACCGCGCGGCGGCACAAGCTGTTCTCGGAGGCCGCCAAGCGGTTCGAGCGGTTCACCGACCCGCAGGTCTGCGCGGCCGCCGTGGAGCGGGCCGCCCGGTTGCTGCGCACCTACGGCGACGGCAGCATCCAGCCGGGCCGCACCGATGTGGGCACGTTCGAGCCGCCGGCGCCGATCACCATGCCGATCAGCCTGCCCGACCGGATCGCCGGCATCCGCTACGACCGCGGCGTCACCGTCCGGCGGCTGAACCAGGTGGGCTGCAAGGTCACCGTCGGCGCCGGTGACGACGGCACCGCCCTGGTGAACGCGACCCCGCCGAGCTGGCGCGGCGACCTCAAACAGCCCGCCGACCTCGTGGAGGAGGTGCTGCGGCTCGAGGGCTACGACAGCATCCCGTCGGTGCTGCCCACTGCTCCGGCGGGCACCGGTCTCACCGCCGCCCAGCGGCGCCGCCGCACCGTGTCGCGTGCGCTCGCCGAGGCGGGGTACGTCGAGGTGCAGCCGTTCCCCTTCCTCGGCGAGTCCGTGTGGGACGCGTTCGGCCTGGCCGCCGACGACGTGCGGCGCAAGACGGTGAAGGTGCAGAACCCGCTCGAGGCGGACAAGGACCGGTTGGCCACCACACTGCTGCCCGGTCTGCTCGAGACGCTGCAGCGCAACGCCTCCCGCGGGTTCAAGGACCTCGCCCTGTTCCACATCGGACAGGTTGTCCTGCCCGGCGCGAGCCCGGTTCCGATGCCGGAGCTCGGCGTCGCCGGGCGTCCGTCGGACGCGGAGCTGGCGCAGCTGGAGGCGGCGGTGCCCGCCCAGCCCCAGCACGTCGCCGTGGTGCTCGCCGGACAGCGCGTGCGCGCCGGCTGGTGGGGCAAGGGTGAGCAGGCCGGCTGGGCGGACGCCGTCCAGGCCGCCCGGCTTGTCGGGCAGGCTGCGGGGGTCGAGCTGCGGGTGCGCAACGCCGAGCTGGCGCCGTGGCACCCCGGGCGGTGTGCCGAACTCCTCGTCGGCGACTGGCCGGTCGGGCACGCGGGCGAGCTGCACCCCAAGGTGATCGAGGCACTGGGCCTGCCCAAGCGGACCGTCGCGATGGAGCTCGACCTCGACGCGATCCCGTTGCGGGAGGACAGGCCGGCCCCGGTGATCTCGCCGTACCCGCCGGTGCTGCTCGACGTCGCGCTCGTGGTGGACGCGCAGGTGCCCGCCGCCGATCTGGCCGCGGCGCTGACGGCCGGTGGTGGTGATTTGCTCGAGGACACCGCGCTGTTCGACGTCTACACCGGCGACCAGGTCGGTGCGGGCAAGCGGTCGCTGGCCTACAAACTGCGGTTCCGCGCGGCGGACCGCACGCTCACCGTCGACGAGGCGACGGCGGCGCGCGACGCCGCCGTGGCCGAGGCCGGCTCGCGGTACGGCGCAGAACTTCGCGCATAG
- the pheS gene encoding phenylalanine--tRNA ligase subunit alpha translates to MSGATEKQDLPPAEATSPETLGAAVKHAEAEFQAAGDLDALAAVKPAHLGDHSPLMLARRAIGSLSKQDKAEAGKRVNEARQAIQSAFDSRRATLLAERDERVLREEAVDVTLPWDRIPRGARHPLTTVSERIADVFVAMGWEVAEGPELEAEWFNFDALNFAKDHPARQMQDTFYAGEPGSGLVLRTHTSPVQARTLLHRDLPVYVVCPGRTYRTDELDATHTPVFSQVEGLAVDKGITMAHLKGTLDAFARAMFGEKSRTRLRPHFFPFTEPSAEVDVWFEEKAGGPGWVEWGGCGMVHPNVLRACGVDPEVYSGFAFGMGIERTLQFRNGIPDMRDIVEGDVRFTLPFGTEA, encoded by the coding sequence ATGTCCGGAGCCACCGAGAAGCAGGACCTGCCCCCGGCCGAGGCCACCTCGCCCGAGACCCTGGGGGCGGCGGTGAAGCACGCCGAGGCCGAGTTCCAGGCCGCCGGCGACCTGGACGCCCTGGCCGCGGTGAAACCGGCCCACCTGGGTGACCACTCGCCGCTCATGCTCGCGCGCCGCGCCATCGGCTCGCTGTCGAAGCAGGACAAGGCCGAGGCCGGCAAGCGGGTCAACGAGGCGCGGCAGGCCATTCAGTCCGCGTTCGACTCCCGGCGCGCCACGCTGCTCGCGGAGCGCGACGAGCGCGTCCTGCGTGAGGAGGCCGTGGACGTCACGCTGCCGTGGGACCGCATCCCGCGCGGCGCCCGGCACCCGCTCACCACCGTGAGCGAGCGCATCGCCGACGTCTTCGTCGCCATGGGCTGGGAGGTCGCTGAGGGCCCCGAGCTGGAAGCCGAGTGGTTCAACTTCGACGCCCTCAACTTCGCGAAGGACCATCCGGCGCGGCAGATGCAGGACACCTTCTACGCCGGTGAACCGGGCTCCGGCCTGGTGCTGCGCACCCACACCTCGCCGGTGCAGGCCCGCACGCTGCTGCACCGCGACCTGCCGGTGTACGTCGTCTGCCCCGGACGCACCTACCGCACGGACGAGCTGGACGCGACCCACACGCCGGTGTTCTCCCAGGTCGAGGGCCTGGCGGTGGACAAGGGCATCACCATGGCCCACCTCAAGGGCACCCTGGACGCGTTCGCCCGGGCCATGTTCGGCGAGAAGTCCAGGACCCGGCTGCGCCCGCACTTCTTCCCCTTCACCGAACCCAGCGCCGAGGTGGACGTCTGGTTCGAGGAGAAGGCCGGCGGCCCGGGATGGGTCGAGTGGGGCGGTTGCGGCATGGTGCACCCGAACGTGCTCCGCGCCTGCGGGGTGGACCCGGAGGTGTACTCGGGCTTCGCGTTCGGCATGGGCATCGAGCGGACCCTCCAGTTCCGCAACGGCATCCCCGACATGCGCGACATCGTCGAGGGCGATGTCCGCTTCACCCTTCCCTTCGGAACGGAGGCCTGA
- a CDS encoding TrmH family RNA methyltransferase, whose product MTRPGAAPFTERTPRVVAARRLTRRAERDKTGRFLAEGANAVGAALARDPGAVHELFVTERAAQAHPDLVGSAREAGVRVSPITDRAAAGLSETVTPQGIVAVCALLDRPLDGLLDDTARLVAVLDGVADPGNAGTVIRVADAAGADAVILTGDSVDPHNGKCVRASAGSVFHLPLSRTRDIAAALAACRAAGLRLLAAHGYAETELGAVDAAGPTAWVFGNEAHGLAPGVLAAVDLPVRIPLYGAAESLNLATAAAVCLYTSAMAARRPVG is encoded by the coding sequence CTGACCCGGCCCGGGGCGGCTCCGTTCACCGAACGGACCCCCCGGGTCGTCGCTGCACGGCGCCTGACCCGCCGTGCCGAGCGCGACAAGACCGGTCGTTTCCTGGCTGAGGGCGCCAACGCCGTCGGCGCCGCCCTGGCTCGTGACCCGGGCGCGGTGCACGAGCTGTTCGTCACCGAGCGTGCCGCGCAGGCCCACCCGGACCTGGTCGGCAGCGCCCGGGAAGCAGGCGTGCGCGTCTCGCCGATCACCGACCGGGCCGCCGCGGGGCTGTCGGAGACGGTAACCCCGCAGGGCATCGTCGCAGTCTGCGCCCTGCTCGACCGCCCCCTCGACGGCTTGCTCGACGACACCGCACGGCTGGTCGCCGTGCTGGACGGCGTCGCCGATCCCGGTAACGCCGGCACTGTCATCCGCGTCGCGGACGCGGCCGGTGCCGACGCGGTCATCCTCACCGGCGACAGCGTCGACCCGCACAACGGTAAGTGTGTCCGCGCGTCGGCGGGCAGCGTCTTCCACCTTCCCCTCTCGCGTACGCGGGACATCGCTGCCGCCCTCGCCGCGTGCCGCGCGGCCGGGCTGCGCCTGCTCGCCGCCCATGGCTACGCCGAGACCGAGCTGGGGGCCGTCGACGCCGCGGGCCCGACGGCCTGGGTGTTCGGCAACGAGGCCCACGGGCTGGCGCCCGGGGTCCTGGCGGCGGTGGACCTTCCGGTGCGCATCCCGCTCTACGGCGCGGCGGAGAGCCTCAACCTGGCCACGGCCGCGGCCGTGTGCCTCTACACCAGCGCGATGGCGGCTCGTCGTCCGGTCGGGTGA
- the rplT gene encoding 50S ribosomal protein L20 — MARVKRAVNAQKKRRATLELASGYRGQRSRLYRKAKEQMLHSLNYAYRDRRARKGDFRQLWITRINAAARQNGVTYNRFIQGLKAAGVEVDRKILADLAVNDPAAFTALAELAKQHVTTGPSDEKKSA; from the coding sequence GTGGCACGCGTCAAGCGGGCGGTCAACGCCCAGAAGAAGCGTCGCGCAACTCTTGAACTGGCCAGCGGTTACCGCGGCCAGCGCTCGCGGCTGTACCGCAAGGCGAAGGAGCAGATGCTCCACTCGCTCAACTACGCCTACCGGGACCGCCGTGCCCGCAAGGGTGACTTCCGCCAGCTGTGGATCACCCGCATCAACGCGGCCGCGCGGCAGAACGGTGTGACTTACAACCGCTTCATCCAGGGCCTCAAGGCCGCTGGTGTCGAGGTCGACCGCAAGATCCTCGCGGACCTCGCCGTCAACGACCCCGCGGCGTTCACCGCGCTGGCCGAGCTGGCCAAGCAGCACGTGACGACCGGGCCGAGCGACGAGAAGAAGTCGGCCTGA
- the rpmI gene encoding 50S ribosomal protein L35, with protein MPKMKTHSGTSKRIRVTGTGKLRRQKAGRRHLMEKKSSRVTRRLEGTGEVAKNDVGRVKRLLGR; from the coding sequence ATGCCGAAGATGAAGACGCACAGCGGGACCTCGAAGCGGATTCGGGTCACCGGCACGGGCAAGCTCCGTCGTCAGAAGGCGGGTCGCCGCCACCTGATGGAGAAGAAGTCGAGCCGCGTCACCCGCCGTCTGGAGGGCACCGGCGAGGTCGCCAAGAACGACGTCGGCCGGGTCAAGCGGCTGCTCGGCCGCTGA
- the infC gene encoding translation initiation factor IF-3, with product MVCGHQVEQARQHTSDQGGHISSETRINERIRVPEVRLVGPNGEQVGIVRIEDALRLAQEADLDLVEVAPQARPPVCKLMDFGKFKYESAQKARESRRNQQLTVIKEQKLRPKIDQHDYETKKGHVSRFLAAGNKVKVTIMFRGREQSRPELGFRLLQKLSEDVAELGYVEASPKQDGRNMIMVLAPHKNAKPKQKAAKEPVDS from the coding sequence GTGGTATGTGGGCACCAGGTCGAGCAGGCTAGACAACACACCTCGGACCAAGGAGGCCACATCAGCTCCGAGACACGCATCAACGAACGCATCCGCGTTCCCGAGGTCCGGCTCGTCGGACCGAACGGGGAACAGGTCGGCATCGTCCGCATCGAGGATGCGCTCAGGCTCGCCCAGGAAGCGGATCTCGACCTCGTCGAGGTCGCCCCGCAGGCGCGCCCGCCGGTCTGCAAGCTCATGGACTTCGGCAAGTTCAAGTACGAGAGCGCGCAGAAGGCCCGCGAGTCACGCCGTAACCAGCAGCTCACCGTCATCAAAGAGCAGAAGCTGCGCCCGAAGATCGACCAGCACGACTACGAGACGAAGAAGGGGCACGTGTCCCGCTTCCTCGCCGCGGGGAACAAGGTCAAGGTGACCATCATGTTCCGCGGTCGTGAGCAGTCGAGGCCGGAGCTGGGTTTCCGGCTGCTGCAGAAGCTCTCCGAGGACGTGGCCGAGCTCGGTTACGTGGAGGCGTCCCCGAAGCAGGACGGCCGCAACATGATCATGGTGCTGGCGCCGCACAAGAACGCCAAGCCCAAGCAGAAGGCCGCCAAGGAACCCGTCGACTCCTGA
- a CDS encoding DUF1844 domain-containing protein, producing MLDDGSNAPDPGDISAPVRDLQDIPSVEVISRAAVMLLSAAAERLGLADEDPDTSPHRDLDEARRLITALAGLVTASAEYLGVHAAPLRDGLQSLQKAFREASAVPDAPGEGPGEKYTGPVY from the coding sequence GTGCTTGACGATGGTTCCAACGCGCCCGACCCGGGCGATATTTCCGCGCCGGTGCGCGACCTGCAGGACATCCCCAGCGTCGAGGTCATCAGCCGGGCGGCGGTGATGTTGCTGTCCGCCGCGGCCGAACGGCTCGGGCTCGCCGACGAGGACCCGGACACCAGCCCGCACCGGGACCTGGACGAGGCCCGGCGCCTGATCACCGCGCTGGCCGGGCTGGTCACCGCCTCCGCCGAGTACCTCGGCGTGCACGCCGCTCCCCTGCGCGACGGTCTGCAATCGCTGCAGAAGGCGTTCCGGGAGGCGTCGGCGGTGCCCGATGCGCCCGGCGAGGGGCCCGGGGAGAAGTACACCGGTCCGGTGTACTGA
- a CDS encoding RidA family protein has protein sequence MAKVAITTEKAPKPAANYSPAVRKGPILQLAGQVPFDPETGEIVGSTIAEQTRQVFANLEAVLTEAGSGWQDVMMVRAYLTDTAHFGEFNEVYNELVREPYPARTTVYVGLPKGVLVEIDLLAVVD, from the coding sequence ATGGCCAAGGTCGCGATCACCACGGAGAAGGCTCCGAAACCGGCGGCGAACTACTCGCCCGCCGTGCGCAAGGGCCCCATCCTCCAGCTGGCCGGGCAGGTCCCGTTCGACCCGGAAACCGGCGAGATCGTGGGCAGCACGATCGCGGAGCAGACGCGTCAGGTGTTCGCGAACCTGGAGGCGGTGCTCACCGAGGCCGGATCCGGCTGGCAGGACGTCATGATGGTCCGCGCGTACCTCACCGACACCGCCCACTTCGGCGAGTTCAACGAGGTGTACAACGAGCTGGTGCGCGAGCCGTACCCGGCGCGGACCACGGTGTACGTCGGGCTGCCGAAGGGTGTGCTGGTGGAGATCGACCTGCTGGCGGTCGTGGACTGA
- a CDS encoding IclR family transcriptional regulator translates to MSQSLDRGLRLLHALAGGASTLSELATELDVHKSTVLRLLRTLETQHFVQRAGSRSYRLGSALFDLAGRALEGRDVRRESAPALAALNDRTGHTVHLATFEDGEVVHVDKYEGRHSVRMYSRIGERVPLHCTAAGKILVAALPPARRETIARGLDYTPLTANTITTPEAYLAELARVAERGYAVDDAEHEDFVHGIAAPVRGPGGAVLAAVSLSVPKVLLDHDGLLALLPVLRAAAEDASVHNGWTP, encoded by the coding sequence GTGAGCCAGAGTCTTGACCGTGGGCTGCGCCTGCTCCACGCGCTCGCCGGGGGCGCGAGCACCCTGAGCGAGCTCGCAACCGAGCTCGACGTGCACAAATCGACGGTGCTGCGGCTGCTGCGCACCCTTGAGACGCAGCACTTCGTGCAGCGCGCAGGGTCCCGGAGCTACCGGCTCGGCAGCGCCCTGTTCGACCTGGCCGGCCGCGCGCTGGAGGGCCGCGACGTGCGGCGCGAGTCCGCGCCGGCGCTGGCCGCGCTCAACGACCGCACCGGGCACACCGTGCACCTGGCCACCTTCGAGGACGGCGAGGTCGTCCACGTCGACAAGTACGAAGGCCGGCACAGCGTCCGGATGTATTCGCGCATCGGGGAACGCGTGCCGCTGCACTGCACCGCGGCCGGCAAGATCCTGGTCGCTGCGCTGCCGCCGGCCCGGCGCGAGACGATCGCGCGCGGCCTGGATTACACGCCCCTGACCGCGAACACCATCACCACCCCCGAGGCGTACCTGGCCGAGCTGGCCCGCGTCGCGGAACGCGGGTACGCGGTGGACGACGCCGAGCACGAAGACTTCGTCCACGGCATCGCCGCGCCGGTGCGCGGTCCCGGCGGGGCCGTCCTCGCGGCGGTGTCCCTGTCGGTGCCGAAGGTGTTGCTGGATCACGACGGCCTGCTGGCACTGCTGCCGGTCCTGCGGGCCGCCGCCGAGGACGCGTCCGTCCACAACGGATGGACCCCGTGA